From Candidatus Desulfofervidus auxilii, a single genomic window includes:
- the sppA gene encoding signal peptide peptidase SppA, producing MTEGKHSFLRFWLKLFILLFVFLLGFGLAKRVTEEGKISKDTIGVIEIKGIIKTARPILEHLVKFQKNKNIKAVILRIESPGGAVGPSQEIYLEVMKLRKIKPVVASLGAIAASGGYYIAAAANKIVAVPGTLTGSIGVKMEFPNLEKLFKKLGIESEVIKSGPYKDIGSPIREMTEAEKMLLERVVKDVHRQFLEAIAKGRNLPLEKVEAVADGSIFTGEQAKKLGLVDELGNFEDAVRLAAKLGGIKGEPKLYFPKEKSRLTKLLFESLSELLWENIHQIKFHY from the coding sequence ATGACAGAAGGGAAACATAGTTTTTTACGTTTTTGGCTAAAGCTTTTTATTCTTCTTTTTGTATTTTTATTAGGATTTGGCTTAGCTAAACGTGTTACAGAAGAAGGAAAAATATCCAAAGATACTATTGGGGTGATTGAAATTAAAGGTATCATAAAAACAGCTCGACCTATATTAGAACATTTGGTTAAATTTCAAAAAAATAAAAATATTAAAGCAGTAATTTTAAGGATAGAATCACCTGGTGGGGCAGTGGGCCCTTCACAAGAAATATATTTAGAAGTAATGAAATTGAGAAAAATTAAACCTGTAGTGGCTTCTCTTGGAGCTATAGCTGCTTCTGGTGGATATTATATTGCAGCAGCAGCTAACAAAATTGTTGCTGTACCTGGTACCCTTACTGGAAGTATTGGTGTAAAAATGGAGTTTCCAAATCTTGAAAAACTTTTTAAAAAATTGGGAATAGAGTCTGAAGTAATAAAAAGTGGGCCGTATAAAGATATTGGTTCTCCTATAAGAGAAATGACAGAAGCAGAAAAAATGTTGCTTGAAAGGGTAGTAAAGGATGTGCATCGACAGTTTTTGGAAGCTATAGCTAAAGGTAGGAATCTTCCTTTAGAAAAAGTAGAAGCAGTTGCTGATGGTTCTATTTTTACAGGTGAACAAGCTAAAAAACTTGGGTTGGTAGATGAGTTGGGCAATTTTGAAGATGCAGTGAGATTGGCTGCCAAATTAGGCGGTATTAAAGGGGAACCAAAACTTTATTTTCCTAAAGAGAAATCTCGTTTAACAAAATTGCTTTTTGAAAGTTTAAGCGAATTATTGTGGGAAAATATTCATCAAATAAAATTTCATTATTAG
- a CDS encoding integration host factor subunit beta, with product MLKKDLVVELRKRFPQFSKKDMELFVDVLFEVLKDGVKAGRIELRGFGVFTSKIRASRQMQHPKTKKIVKTTPHRAVKFKPSFEVPLNVLKKK from the coding sequence ATGCTGAAGAAAGATTTGGTTGTTGAGTTAAGGAAAAGGTTTCCGCAGTTTTCTAAAAAAGATATGGAATTGTTTGTAGATGTATTGTTTGAAGTATTGAAAGATGGTGTAAAAGCTGGCCGGATAGAGTTAAGAGGGTTTGGTGTGTTTACTTCAAAAATTAGAGCATCTCGGCAGATGCAGCATCCAAAGACTAAAAAAATTGTAAAAACTACTCCTCATCGAGCTGTAAAATTTAAACCAAGTTTTGAAGTGCCGTTAAATGTTTTAAAAAAGAAATAA
- the hflX gene encoding GTPase HflX, which yields MPDLSRYRSGLARLRGLRCIHTHLKEEGLNEEDLTDLALLRLDLMCAITTNQNGLPSFYHIAHLLPVNENGQGWRILEPIRYGNLNLNFSQLIEALEEEFQRVQRAHTVKRNKDRAILIHVSTSNTKTEAEISLMELSELAYTAGVEVVDKIIQYRKKINPKFFIGKGKLAEVVIRALQAGADLLIFDHELNPSQVKAITSFTDLRVIDRTQLILDIFAQRARSREGKIQVEIAQLKYLLPRLVKQDASMSRLAGGIGGRGPGETKLEIDRRRIKKRLHRLQQELKAIRNERKQRRIKRKKANLPIISIIGYTNSGKSTLLNALTKSNILTENKLFATLDPTSRRLRFPNEKEAIITDTVGFIRNLPKDLIEAFAATLEELKEADLLIHLIDISNPHFEEHIETVEGIIDKLNLTHIPVLKVFNKKDLVSAEYVAQQCQRYKAIAISAIQPETLPLLVKKIENILGNFSFNNPGRN from the coding sequence TTGCCTGATTTAAGTCGATATCGTAGTGGACTAGCACGATTAAGAGGTTTAAGATGTATTCACACTCATCTTAAAGAAGAAGGTTTAAATGAAGAAGACTTAACGGACCTTGCCTTATTACGTCTTGATCTAATGTGTGCTATCACTACAAATCAAAATGGATTGCCTTCTTTTTATCATATTGCTCATCTCTTACCAGTAAATGAAAACGGTCAAGGCTGGAGAATTTTAGAACCAATACGTTATGGAAATTTAAATCTTAACTTTTCTCAATTAATAGAGGCACTTGAAGAAGAATTTCAAAGAGTACAAAGGGCACATACTGTAAAAAGAAATAAAGATAGAGCTATCTTAATCCATGTTAGCACTTCTAATACTAAAACTGAAGCTGAAATCTCTTTAATGGAGTTAAGTGAATTAGCATATACTGCAGGTGTAGAAGTAGTAGATAAGATTATTCAGTATCGAAAAAAAATTAATCCAAAATTTTTTATTGGTAAAGGGAAATTAGCTGAAGTGGTAATCCGTGCTTTACAAGCAGGTGCTGATCTTCTTATTTTTGATCATGAACTTAATCCTTCTCAAGTAAAAGCAATCACAAGTTTTACTGATTTGCGAGTAATTGACCGTACTCAATTAATTTTAGACATATTTGCCCAAAGGGCAAGGAGTCGTGAAGGAAAGATTCAAGTAGAAATAGCTCAACTCAAATATCTTTTACCTCGTTTAGTTAAACAAGATGCTTCAATGTCTAGATTGGCAGGTGGTATTGGTGGAAGAGGTCCTGGAGAAACTAAATTAGAAATTGATAGACGTCGAATAAAAAAACGCCTTCATCGATTACAACAAGAATTAAAGGCTATTCGAAATGAAAGAAAACAGAGAAGGATAAAACGCAAAAAAGCAAATTTACCAATAATCTCTATTATTGGTTATACAAATTCAGGTAAATCCACACTTCTTAATGCTTTAACAAAAAGCAATATATTAACTGAAAATAAACTTTTTGCCACTCTTGATCCCACAAGTCGTCGTCTTCGTTTCCCTAATGAAAAGGAAGCTATCATTACTGATACAGTGGGTTTTATCCGCAATTTACCAAAAGATTTAATAGAAGCATTTGCTGCAACTTTAGAAGAGTTAAAAGAAGCAGATCTTCTCATTCATCTTATTGATATTAGTAATCCTCATTTTGAAGAACATATAGAAACAGTAGAAGGAATCATTGACAAATTAAACCTTACTCACATTCCTGTATTAAAAGTATTTAACAAAAAAGATCTAGTTTCTGCTGAATATGTAGCTCAACAATGCCAACGTTATAAAGCTATAGCAATATCTGCCATCCAGCCAGAAACTTTACCCTTACTTGTCAAAAAAATAGAAAATATTTTAGGTAACTTTTCTTTTAATAATCCTGGCCGGAATTAA
- a CDS encoding nucleoside recognition protein, which produces MKPFFIAIKYLSFILPSMIIGVILVNFLIALGILNRLTWIIKPFMKISHLRSECALSFITAFASPTAANTMLMEFFQKGKINKKELFIASLSNSFPAILMHGRTMLPIIIPLLGKVGLIYFGLLVLIGFLKTSLTLIIARYLLPPPPIFKTNKSISPHLSLYQAFKQSLIQSRFILKRIIFMTIPITIFTFYLIHFGFFEFISQHLKPIIRYLPLSPEAFSIIIAQFGGHIAAYTVASNLLVNGLLKNYEIILALLWGTVITSIVSLRYLIPYYWGIFGPRLGTQIMLLSNGLRQFFIILTAIIIHHWPHIIS; this is translated from the coding sequence ATGAAACCTTTTTTTATAGCTATTAAATATCTTTCTTTTATACTTCCTTCCATGATTATTGGAGTAATTTTAGTAAACTTTCTTATTGCTCTTGGCATTTTAAATCGCTTAACTTGGATAATTAAACCATTTATGAAAATTAGTCATTTACGTAGTGAATGTGCCCTTTCTTTTATTACAGCCTTTGCTTCACCTACAGCTGCTAATACCATGCTTATGGAATTTTTTCAAAAAGGTAAAATTAATAAAAAAGAGCTTTTTATTGCTTCCTTAAGCAATTCTTTCCCAGCTATTCTTATGCATGGACGTACTATGTTACCTATAATTATCCCTTTGTTAGGAAAAGTAGGACTAATTTATTTTGGATTACTTGTATTAATAGGTTTTTTAAAAACAAGCTTAACACTTATCATCGCTCGTTATTTATTGCCTCCCCCTCCTATTTTTAAAACAAATAAATCTATATCCCCCCATTTATCTCTATATCAAGCTTTTAAACAAAGTTTAATACAGTCTCGTTTCATATTGAAACGAATTATATTTATGACCATACCTATTACCATCTTTACTTTTTACCTTATTCATTTTGGTTTTTTTGAATTTATTTCTCAGCATTTAAAACCTATTATAAGGTATTTACCATTATCTCCTGAAGCATTTTCTATCATTATTGCTCAGTTTGGCGGACATATTGCTGCTTATACTGTAGCCTCTAATTTGCTTGTCAATGGACTTCTTAAAAATTATGAAATAATTCTTGCTCTTCTTTGGGGCACAGTAATAACTAGTATTGTAAGTCTCCGTTATCTTATTCCTTATTATTGGGGTATTTTTGGTCCACGTTTAGGAACTCAAATCATGCTTCTTTCTAATGGATTACGTCAATTTTTTATTATTTTAACAGCCATTATTATTCATCATTGGCCACATATAATTTCATAA
- the rseP gene encoding RIP metalloprotease RseP — protein sequence MPVFWTIIILGLLIFVHEWGHFLMARWCGVKVKTFSLGFGPKLISKEFGETEYAISAFPLGGYVKLLGESLEEYIPEEEKYHAFLCQPLWKRILIVLAGPFFNILFAVVIFISLFAIKGQPLLLPKIGDVHPNSPAAIAGLKKGDLILAVNQTPIKTWDELAFKIKESKGKSLILLISRNGKKISVVVKPKIEKLKTILGEVVERPIIGIVAAGEVKIRYLSPWMAVWEGLKQSWITTKLTIISLKNLILGKISLKMLAGPVGIIQLTTRQAKAGLAALFAFAALLSINLGIINLFPIPILDGGHLVLFAIEAVRRRPLSKKTVEIAQKIGIAILAVIMIMVMYNDILRIVQKTSFP from the coding sequence TTGCCAGTTTTTTGGACAATCATCATTTTAGGTTTACTTATCTTTGTTCATGAATGGGGTCATTTTTTAATGGCTAGATGGTGTGGGGTAAAGGTAAAAACATTTTCTTTAGGCTTTGGCCCAAAGTTAATTAGTAAGGAGTTTGGGGAAACAGAATATGCCATTTCTGCTTTTCCATTAGGTGGATATGTAAAACTTTTAGGAGAATCTTTAGAAGAATATATTCCTGAAGAAGAAAAATATCATGCTTTTTTATGCCAACCACTTTGGAAACGTATTTTAATTGTTCTTGCTGGCCCCTTTTTTAATATTTTATTTGCTGTAGTGATATTTATTTCTCTTTTCGCTATTAAAGGACAACCATTGCTTTTACCTAAAATTGGTGATGTTCACCCTAATTCTCCAGCAGCTATTGCTGGATTGAAAAAAGGTGATTTGATTCTTGCAGTTAATCAAACACCAATAAAAACATGGGATGAGCTTGCCTTTAAAATTAAAGAATCAAAGGGAAAATCATTAATATTGCTTATAAGTCGTAATGGAAAGAAAATTTCTGTTGTTGTGAAGCCTAAAATAGAAAAGTTAAAAACTATTTTAGGTGAAGTAGTGGAACGCCCAATAATTGGTATTGTAGCAGCAGGTGAAGTAAAAATTCGTTATCTTTCTCCTTGGATGGCTGTTTGGGAGGGATTAAAACAGAGTTGGATAACAACAAAATTAACAATTATTTCTTTGAAAAACCTTATTTTAGGTAAAATTTCTTTAAAAATGCTTGCAGGACCTGTAGGTATAATTCAATTAACAACTAGACAAGCTAAAGCTGGCTTAGCAGCTCTTTTTGCATTTGCTGCTTTGCTCTCCATTAATCTAGGCATTATAAATCTTTTCCCTATCCCTATATTAGATGGCGGTCATTTAGTATTATTTGCAATTGAAGCAGTAAGAAGGCGACCTTTAAGCAAAAAAACAGTAGAAATTGCCCAAAAAATAGGCATAGCTATCTTGGCAGTCATAATGATTATGGTTATGTATAATGATATCTTACGCATAGTACAAAAGACATCCTTTCCATGA
- the tsaB gene encoding tRNA (adenosine(37)-N6)-threonylcarbamoyltransferase complex dimerization subunit type 1 TsaB → MKILTIDTSTSIGNVAIVEEGEIKGEVTLNLPLTHNQRLIKSLETLLRITKISFSEIDLLAVIKGPGSFTGLRIGVATAKGLAFALKKPLIGVNGLDTLAYNFSYISYLICPMLDARKKQVFAAFYIVEKGEIKRISDYYSIFPEILLKDLRRKTIFIGTGALIYKELIRQKLKEKAIFPPSHLHRIHPETIAQLALKAIEKGEKTDPITFVPFYIRPSDAEINFYRKN, encoded by the coding sequence ATGAAAATATTAACTATTGATACATCTACTAGCATAGGTAATGTTGCAATTGTAGAAGAGGGGGAGATAAAAGGTGAAGTAACCCTTAATTTACCTTTAACTCACAATCAACGATTAATAAAAAGCTTAGAAACACTTTTAAGGATTACAAAAATTTCTTTTTCTGAAATAGATTTGCTAGCAGTAATAAAAGGGCCAGGTAGTTTTACAGGTCTTCGTATTGGTGTAGCAACAGCTAAAGGATTGGCTTTTGCTTTAAAAAAACCACTTATTGGTGTTAATGGATTAGATACATTAGCATACAATTTTTCCTATATATCTTATTTAATTTGTCCTATGTTGGATGCTCGTAAAAAACAAGTATTTGCTGCATTTTATATAGTAGAAAAAGGAGAGATAAAACGTATTTCTGATTATTATTCCATATTTCCTGAAATTTTATTAAAAGATCTGAGACGTAAAACCATTTTTATTGGTACAGGTGCATTGATTTATAAAGAACTTATTAGACAAAAATTAAAAGAAAAAGCTATTTTTCCTCCTTCTCACCTTCATCGTATTCATCCTGAAACTATTGCTCAATTAGCTCTTAAAGCTATAGAAAAAGGAGAAAAAACTGATCCAATTACTTTTGTACCTTTTTATATTCGTCCTTCTGATGCAGAAATTAACTTTTATAGAAAAAATTAA
- a CDS encoding YkgJ family cysteine cluster protein — MQKLTFIEKIKLLEKLYAQFEEEVKEFKKNAVCHKGCADCCKQMAKIDLTTLEALRIKAKIETFDESTKLWIKKQLKKDLKKRKKKNYATCPFLTKEDTCLIYEVRPFSCRWIYSLKKCKGNPPLIHSCVFEKAKEAIKKIKQLDNNGYSGHISIILQLLDQTEFRENYLLDKPNKIKIKSFLPYILPNKNK; from the coding sequence ATGCAGAAATTAACTTTTATAGAAAAAATTAAATTATTAGAAAAACTATATGCACAATTTGAAGAAGAGGTAAAAGAGTTTAAAAAGAATGCTGTTTGCCATAAAGGTTGTGCTGATTGTTGTAAACAAATGGCAAAGATTGATTTGACTACCCTTGAAGCTTTACGTATAAAGGCAAAGATTGAAACATTTGATGAATCTACTAAATTATGGATTAAAAAGCAGTTAAAAAAAGATTTAAAAAAAAGAAAAAAGAAAAATTATGCCACTTGTCCTTTTCTCACTAAAGAAGATACGTGTCTTATTTATGAAGTACGTCCATTTAGCTGTCGATGGATTTATTCTTTGAAAAAGTGTAAAGGCAATCCACCACTTATACATAGCTGTGTTTTTGAAAAAGCCAAAGAAGCTATAAAAAAAATAAAACAACTTGATAATAATGGTTATTCAGGACATATTAGCATTATTCTTCAATTATTAGATCAAACGGAATTCAGAGAGAATTATCTTTTAGATAAACCTAATAAAATTAAAATAAAAAGTTTTCTTCCTTACATTTTACCTAATAAAAACAAATAA
- a CDS encoding tetratricopeptide repeat protein codes for MEDLIKKGKQHLVQKEYKESIDAFSRAIKNGEKSSEVYRSRGVAYVMISDYQNACKDFDEAIRLDPRNARAYYNRGLVYLQLKEYKKALADFDEALRINPTYAPAYLAKARIYQILGNKRKLEENLKMVIRLGDARLQKSLNIYDERRIREKLKEIIRYEKKFNDR; via the coding sequence ATGGAAGATTTAATAAAAAAAGGTAAACAACATTTAGTTCAAAAGGAATATAAAGAAAGTATTGATGCCTTTTCTAGAGCAATTAAAAATGGCGAAAAATCTAGTGAGGTCTATAGAAGCCGTGGTGTAGCATATGTAATGATTTCTGATTATCAAAATGCCTGTAAAGATTTTGATGAAGCTATTCGATTAGATCCTAGAAATGCCCGTGCTTATTATAATCGAGGGTTGGTTTATTTACAGCTTAAAGAATATAAAAAAGCCCTTGCAGATTTTGATGAAGCATTGAGAATCAATCCTACATATGCCCCTGCTTATCTTGCTAAAGCACGTATCTATCAAATTCTTGGAAACAAAAGAAAGTTAGAGGAAAATCTAAAAATGGTTATAAGACTTGGAGATGCACGTCTTCAAAAGTCCCTTAACATATATGATGAACGCAGAATAAGAGAAAAACTTAAAGAAATTATAAGATATGAAAAGAAATTTAACGATCGCTAG
- a CDS encoding DUF72 domain-containing protein gives MFKIGCCGFPIAQNKYFKEFSTIEIQQSFYRNLTEKQVKNWRNKAPLEFEFVLKAPQCVTHPPNSPTYRRSDLTEEKRKYCGGFRLNEVIEEIMDIFFKRAAILNTEKFVFQTPASFKPNSENIKTMIEFFNYYKNKGIFIWEPRGKEWTQEIVKHICQKANLIHAVDPFLHGPPVWGNFTYFRLHGNLKNYVYSYSDEELRNIIKISSPSGYIMFNNSEMYENALRLKKMLAEDK, from the coding sequence ATGTTTAAAATAGGTTGTTGTGGTTTCCCAATAGCTCAAAATAAATATTTTAAAGAATTTTCTACAATAGAAATACAACAAAGTTTTTATCGCAACCTTACCGAAAAACAAGTAAAAAATTGGCGGAATAAAGCTCCATTAGAATTTGAATTTGTCTTAAAAGCCCCTCAATGTGTTACTCATCCTCCTAATAGTCCTACTTATCGACGTTCAGATTTAACAGAAGAAAAAAGAAAATATTGTGGTGGGTTTAGGTTAAATGAAGTAATAGAAGAGATAATGGATATATTTTTTAAACGAGCAGCAATATTAAATACAGAAAAATTTGTCTTTCAAACACCTGCTTCTTTTAAACCTAATTCAGAAAATATTAAAACTATGATTGAATTTTTCAATTATTATAAAAATAAAGGAATTTTTATTTGGGAACCAAGAGGAAAGGAATGGACACAAGAAATTGTTAAACATATTTGTCAGAAAGCCAATCTCATTCATGCAGTTGATCCATTTTTACATGGCCCTCCAGTTTGGGGTAATTTCACTTATTTCAGACTTCATGGAAATCTAAAAAATTATGTTTATTCTTATTCTGATGAGGAGCTTAGAAATATTATTAAAATTTCCTCTCCTTCTGGTTACATTATGTTCAACAATTCTGAAATGTATGAAAATGCTTTAAGATTAAAAAAGATGTTAGCAGAAGACAAATAA